A genomic segment from Malus domestica chromosome 05, GDT2T_hap1 encodes:
- the LOC103434918 gene encoding BES1/BZR1 homolog protein 3-like produces MMTSGTRMPTWKERENNKKRERRRRAIAAKIYSGLRMYGNYKLPKHCDNNEVLKALCNEAGWTVEEDGTTYRKGCKPVDRMDIMGGSTSASPCSSYQPSPCASYNPSPGASYNPSPASSSFPSPARYPANGNGNADANSLIPWLKTLSSGSSSATSKLPQLFVQGGSISAPVTPPLSSPTCRTPRTKSDWDEAVAGSNWAGQHYPFLPSSTPPSPGRQVLPDSGWLAGLQIPQSGPSSPTFSLVSRNPFNLKEALSGGGSRMWTPGQSGTCSPAVAASIDHTGDVPMSDGMAAEFAFGSNTTGLVKPWEGERIEECVSDDLELTLGSTRTR; encoded by the exons ATGATGACGTCGGGAACCAGAATGCCGAcgtggaaggagagagagaacaaCAAGAAGCGGGAGCGGCGGCGCCGTGCCATCGCTGCGAAGATCTACTCCGGGCTGAGGATGTACGGAAACTACAAGCTCCCTAAGCACTGCGACAACAACGAGGTCCTCAAAGCTCTCTGCAACGAAGCCGGATGGACCGTGGAGGAAGACGGCACCACTTACCGAAAG GGATGCAAACCCGTGGATCGCATGGACATAATGGGGGGTTCTACATCAGCAAGTCCGTGTTCATCATACCAGCCAAGTCCGTGTGCGTCCTACAATCCAAGTCCCGGAGCATCCTACAATCCAAGTCCTGCCTCATCTTCCTTCCCAAGTCCTGCTCGCTACCCTGCAAATGGAAACGGTAATGCTGATGCCAATTCTCTGATCCCATGGCTTAAAACGCTCTCGTCAGGCTCATCATCCGCCACGTCCAAGCTCCCCCAACTCTTTGTTCAAGGGGGTTCCATAAGTGCTCCAGTTACCCCACCACTGAGCTCCCCAACATGTCGAACTCCTCGAACCAAGAGCGATTGGGACGAAGCAGTGGCTGGCTCAAACTGGGCAGGGCAGCATTATCCTTTCCTGCCTTCGTCCACCCCACCAAGCCCCGGTCGCCAGGTTCTGCCTGATTCAGGATGGCTTGCTGGACTGCAAATCCCCCAGAGTGGCCCATCATCGCCAACATTCAGCCTTGTCTCGAGAAACCCTTTTAACTTGAAGGAGGCTTTGTCAGGTGGAGGGTCTCGGATGTGGACTCCCGGGCAAAGTGGAACATGTTCCCCGGCAGTTGCTGCAAGTATTGATCACACCGGAGATGTTCCAATGTCCGACGGGATGGCAGCAGAGTTTGCATTTGGCAGTAACACAACAGGACTAGTAAAGCCATGGGAAGGTGAGAGGATTGAGGAATGCGTATCAGATGATCTCGAACTTACGCTCGGGAGCACTCGAACAAGGTAA
- the LOC103434917 gene encoding uncharacterized protein, giving the protein MEGPHKLNSDVEAEDLASRVSDFSLRGDTSHSNFHSSLNDGVVNGERKHNDDQIMTESRECDAGNHGKENGEQKKYFYYDAPVSEETGVWIPVSVPPMWEAEHDGWVKGFYSNGGYLPESDMGWGQYIGDEKELTMWDVMVEMLLAARGKVSSLASADTYGCKLSWMSDNLLDQAWKEMAQTLTDANFANVRELIEADPPKWLADSSASACMLCGVHFHPIMCSRHHCRFCGGIFCGDCSKGRSLMPAKFRVADPQRVCDVCCVRLESVQPYLMDQVSHAAQVPTQDLTDLSTLRSWVNIPWGQCMEYEIYKAANAIRAYKKVCSLKPEKSIPDTILRQAKGLAIITAVKVGAMVTYHIGTGVVIARREDGSWSPPSAVSTFGLGWGMQAGGELTDFIIILRTSEAVKTFSGNVHLSVGAGLSAAVGVVGRAVEADVRAGDGGYAACYTYSCSKGAFVGCSLEGSIVTTRTKVNSRFYGSQSITASEVLLGSLPRPPAASTLYRALADLYQKIEQCPQILH; this is encoded by the exons ATGGAGGGCCCCCATAAACTCAATTCTGACGTTGAGGCGGAGGATTTGGCTTCTAGGGTTTCGGATTTTTCACTTCGCGGCGACACCTCCCACTCGAATTTCCATTCTTCCCTG AATGATGGAGTTGTTAATGGAGAGCGGAAGCATAACGATGATCAAATAATGACAGAATCTAGAGAATGTGATGCTGGGAATCACGGGAAGGAGAATGGGGAGCAAAAGAAATACTTTTATTATGATGCTCCCGTTTCTGAAGAAACCGGGGTTTGGATACCTGTTTCTGTTCCACCTATGTGGGAAGCTGAGCATGATGGGTGGGTAAAAGGTTTCTACTCTAATGGAGGATACTTGCCTGAGAGTGACATGGGTTGGGGCCAGTATATTGGGGATGAAAAGGAGCTGACCATGTGGGATGTGATGGTAGAAATGTTGCTTGCAGCCCGTGGGAAAGTAAGTTCATTAGCTTCAGCTGATACATACGGATGTAAACTTTCGTGGATGTCTGATAATCTCCTTGATCAAGCATGGAAAGAAATGGCCCAAACACTCACTGATGCAAATTTTGCTAATGTAAGAGAACTCATTGAAGCTGATCCCCCAAAATGGTTGGCCGATAGTTCTGCATCTGCTTGTATGCTGTGTGGTGTGCATTTTCATCCAATCATGTGTTCTAGGCATCACTGTCGGTTTTGTGGAGGAATATTTTGTGGCGACTGCTCTAAGGGAAGGAGTTTGATGCCGGCTAAGTTTCGTGTTGCAGATCCCCAACGAGTCTGTGATGTATGCTGTGTACGACTAGAGTCTGTCCAGCCGTACTTAATGGACCAAGTAAGCCATGCAGCCCAGGTGCCAACCCAAGATCTTACAGACCTTAGTACTTTGAGGTCATGGGTTAATATTCCTTGGGGACAGTGCATGGAGTATGAGATATACAAGGCGGCAAATGCAATTCGTGCTTATAAGAAG GTGTGTTCACTAAAGCCCGAGAAGTCAATTCCAGATACCATTCTGAGACAAGCAAAAGGCCTTGCAATAATCACTGCTGTGAAAGTTGGAGCTATGGTTACCTACCATATCGGTACAGGTGTTGTGATAGCTCGTAGAGAAGATGGCTCTTGGTCTCCACCGTCTGCTGTTTCTACATTTGGTTTAGGTTGGGGAATGCAG GCTGGAGGGGAGTTGACagactttattattattttgaggACAAGTGAAGCTGTAAAGACATTCAGTGGTAATGTGCATCTATCAGTAGGAGCCGGCTTGAGTGCAGCAGTTGGCGTTGTTGGAAGGGCAGTTGAAGCTGATGTTCGAGCCGGTGATGGCGGTTACGCTGCTTGTTATACATACAGCTGTAGTAAAG gtgcatttgttGGATGCTCACTTGAAGGTAGCATTGTAACCACCCGCACGAAAGTGAATTCTCGATTTTATGGCAGCCAGTCAATAACTGCATCAGAAGTTCTTCTTGGCTCGTTGCCTCGACCCCCTGCTGCTTCTACGCTCTATCGTGCTCTTGCAGATCTATATCAGAAGATCGAGCAGTGTCCCCAAATCCTTCACTGA